Proteins encoded together in one Salvelinus namaycush isolate Seneca chromosome 26, SaNama_1.0, whole genome shotgun sequence window:
- the LOC120021546 gene encoding cytochrome c oxidase subunit 5B, mitochondrial produces MAARLLLRSSIRAATTCRAAPVPILTRGMAAGGIPTDEEQATGLEKIVMKAAQQGADPYSMLKPKEYAGSKADPHLVPSITTKRIVGCVCEEDNTAVVWFWLHQGEAQRCPSCGSHYKLMPHELPH; encoded by the exons ATGGCTGCAAGGTTACTGCTCCGATCGTCCATCAGGGCCGCTACAACTTGCCGGGCCGCCCCGGTCCCTATTCTCACCCGCGGCATGGCTGCTGGAG GCATCCCCACCGACGAGGAGCAGGCCACGGGTCTGGAGAAGATCGTTATGAAGGCTGCCCAACAGGGCGCG GACCCCTACAGCATGCTGAAACCCAAGGAGTATGCTGGCTCCAAGGCTGACCCTCATCTGGTGCCCTCCATCACCACAAAGAGGATTGTGGGCTGTGTCT gtGAGGAGGATAACACAGCAGTGGTGTGGTTCTGGCTTCATCAGGGCGAGGCTCAGCGCTGTCCCTCCTGTGGCTCCCACTACAAACTGATGCCCCACGAGCTGCCACACTAA